A stretch of the Nicotiana tabacum cultivar K326 chromosome 6, ASM71507v2, whole genome shotgun sequence genome encodes the following:
- the LOC107822697 gene encoding ubiquitin-conjugating enzyme E2 2, with amino-acid sequence MSTPSRKRLMRDFRRLQQDPPAGISGAPQDNNIMLWNAVIFGPDDTPWDGGTFKLTLQFSEDYPNKPPTVRFVSRMFHPNIYADGSICLDILQNQWSPIYDVAAILTSIQSLLCDPNPNSPANSEAARLFSENKRDYNRRVREVVEQSWTAD; translated from the exons ATGTCAACTCCATCAAGGAAGAGACTGATGAGGGATTTCAGGAGGTTACAACAGGATCCTCCTGCTGGTATTAGTGGTGCTCCTCAGGACAATAACATTATGCTTTGGAACGCTGTTATATTTGG TCCTGATGATACTCCTTGGGATGGAG GTACGTTTAAATTGACGCTTCAATTCTCCGAGGATTATCCCAACAAGCCACCAACAGTGCGATTTGTTTCTCGCATGTTTCATCCAAATA TTTATGCAGATGGAAGTATATGTTTGGATATACTGCAAAACCAGTGGAGTCCAATATATGACGTTGCAGCTATACTTACATCCATTCAG TCATTGCTGTGTGATCCAAACCCTAATTCTCCTGCAAACTCGGAAGCTGCTCGGTTGTTCAGTGAGAATAAGCGGGATTACAACCGGAGAGTTAGAGAAGTTGTGGAGCAGAGCTGGACTGCTGACTGA
- the LOC107822695 gene encoding uncharacterized protein LOC107822695: protein MEVTGKDQSSVSANSKRSSSKLLRYPLRSAAKAKEEKPPLTDSSNSSAPRRGKPASSVSKSVSVLDLSGKEKSAAKPPRRLSIQSKPSASPASSRAVGTITPISEARAKRSAINQGKTNTPLSAVSKSSNGKEGNRLSSALYWLSQIKLSESAAKHSISLGFFKLALEAGCEPLQRLRDELKCYVQRHSLVDLGEPVKQLFEGYNISQGFEQLQVSETCSHAPEDGTRSSDDEVHSSSSVAGTEKLEQEDLNKDAIETCQVAEPTKETSSRKEIATKTRRSVNKTAATPKSTTEVSGHATKKKFEKPIKQEPTKDKVKIQGKKSAQVEGPANACTPERVLPEDKENMDASQSEEINTAEV, encoded by the exons ATGGAAGTTACCGGCAAAGATCAATCCTCTGTTTCTG CGAATTCAAAGAGATCATCATCGAAGCTTCTTCGATATCCACTGCGATCGGCCGCTAAAGCCAAGGAGGAGAAACCACCTTTGACTGATTCTTCCAACTCTTCGGCTCCTAGAAG GGGAAAACCTGCATCAAGTGTTAGTAAGAGTGTTAGCGTCCTTGATCTCTCTGGCAAGGAAAAATCTGCTGCTAAACCTCCAAGAAGGCTGTCTATTCAGTCTAAGCCAAGTGCCAGCCCTGCCTCCTCAAGAGCAGTAGGCACTATCACTCCTATTTCTGAGGCTAGAGCAAAGAGATCCGCAATCAACCAGGGAAAAACTAATACACCGCTTTCAGCAGTTTCAAAATCATCTaatggaaaggaaggaaatcGTCTTTCCTCTGCACTCTATTGGCTATCCCAGATTAAGCTCTCTGAATCTGCTGCTAAGCATTCCATTTCTCTTGGTTTTTTCAAACTTGCTTTGGAAGCTGGCTGTGAG CCTCTTCAACGCTTGAGGGACGAGCTGAAATGCTATGTGCAACGCCATAGCCTTGTAGATCTCGGGGAGCCAGTGAAACAACTGTTTGAAGGCTACAATATTTCGCAAGGTTTTGAGCAGTTGCAAGTATCTGAGACTTGTTCCCATGCGCCTGAAGATGGGACACGTTCTTCTGATGATGAAGTGCATAGCTCTTCATCTGTTGCTGGCACTGAGAAACTGGAACAGGAAGACTTAAACAAAGATGCTATTGAAACTTGCCAAGTGGCAGAACCAACTAAGGAGACTTCATCAAGGAAAGAGATTGCAACTAAGACCCGTAGATCTGTCAATAAGACTGCTGCAACTCCGAAATCTACAACAGAAGTTTCTGGTCATGCCActaaaaagaaatttgaaaaacctaTTAAGCAAGAACCAACTAAGGATAAGGTGAAAATACAGGGAAAGAAATCTGCTCAAGTAGAAG GTCCTGCTAATGCATGCACTCCAGAGAGAGTCCTCCCAGAAGACAAAGAGAACATG GATGCTTCACAGTCAGAAGAGATCAATACTGCAGAAGTTTAG